One genomic region from Henningerozyma blattae CBS 6284 chromosome 2, complete genome encodes:
- the TBLA0B08670 gene encoding uncharacterized protein (similar to Saccharomyces cerevisiae STB1 (YNL309W) and YOL131W; ancestral locus Anc_3.37) — protein sequence MVGESWNIEKEEEVAAKILKRAEMAKVARQLKIRLSKLDTSTRTSKTSFQLPSIELNNKPLSSPMKNAINEDALESGDARSALLNSPLKRKFGNDTSFDSSPIKVRILSSSPCKPQQYNSSPLKESSTPFTGRELSVQLLAPPSSATNLDTNITEHTISNEQVQCNIKKQIKTQHQEQLHQQSLQKLAKDCSPTYDTEPSQHVSIQSSQLHIPIPIPGTPPGNNRSAKHIDFQFETPKFQSKLGADLLMYLSASPYSALRPSQGIANNGNIESCNKETTEHPLDNKETSLDLAQLLKTPNFNVGDFVHSLFSPSPSMGL from the coding sequence ATGGTGGGTGAAAGTTGGAATATcgaaaaagaagaagaagttgCTGCTAAAATCTTAAAAAGAGCAGAAATGGCCAAAGTTGCACGCCAATTAAAGATTAGATTGAGTAAATTAGATACATCTACTCGAACATCAAAGACTTCTTTTCAACTTCCTTCCATTGAACTCAACAATAAGCCGCTTTCTAGCCCAATGAAAAATGCTATAAATGAAGACGCTTTAGAATCGGGAGACGCTAGGAGTGCCCTATTAAATTCCCCcctgaaaagaaaatttggaaatgaTACATCCTTTGACAGCTCACCAATCAAAGTCAGAATACTAAGCAGTTCTCCATGCAAACCACAGCAATATAATAGTTCACCTTTAAAAGAATCATCAACTCCGTTTACAGGAAGAGAGCTAAGTGTTCAATTATTGGCCCCACCATCCTCTGCTACAAACCTAGATACAAACATAACAGAACATACCATTAGTAATGAACAAGTACAATGTAATATaaagaaacaaattaaaacaCAACATCAAGAACAATTGCATCAACAGTCCCTGCAGAAACTGGCTAAAGACTGTTCTCCCACTTATGATACAGAACCATCTCAACACGTATCTATACAATCTTCGCAGCTACATATCCCAATACCAATCCCAGGCACCCCTCCAGGAAATAATCGGTCGGCTAAGCATATcgattttcaatttgaaaCACCCAAATTTCAAAGTAAACTTGGTGCCGACTTATTAATGTATTTATCAGCGAGTCCATATAGTGCACTTCGACCTAGTCAAGGCATTGCAAATAATGGAAACATCGAATCTTGCAATAAAGAAACTACAGAACATCCTCTAGATAATAAGGAGACTTCGTTAGATCTAGCtcaattattgaaaacaCCTAACTTTAATGTAGGGGATTTTGTCCATAGCTTATTTAGTCCTTCTCCTAGTATGGgactttaa